A stretch of Cytophagales bacterium DNA encodes these proteins:
- a CDS encoding sugar transferase, which produces MQIINANTPLESGDTTDPMLLLDFREEQEVITLDRSIQTTEVRDIQNRKDVDRLFYDLNQELKVSDYIQVSFRSLQGRRNLLHRKFTPLLGTIWFYTFDFLVYRILARLKRTRKIFLFLTKGKNQAISTSEGLGRIASCNFKIVTYISRDGFTHVLAKKVENQNTIPRSNQGMIIGLSRVGYQGKLIKVYKLRTMRPYSEFLQTYLIENHGMEKGDKIINDFRIARWGELLRKVWLDEIPMIWNFLKGDLKLVGVRPLSKAKFSVYPESLQKLRIKAKPGLLPPYYADLPTTPEGFFESEEIYTNSYLENPLSTDFKYFLKIVRNIIWRGARSK; this is translated from the coding sequence ATGCAAATTATCAACGCCAACACGCCACTAGAATCTGGGGATACGACTGACCCCATGCTGCTTCTTGACTTCAGGGAAGAACAAGAAGTGATAACGTTAGACCGTAGTATTCAGACTACTGAGGTACGGGATATACAAAACCGAAAGGATGTAGATCGCTTATTCTATGATCTTAACCAGGAACTTAAGGTATCTGACTACATTCAGGTTTCGTTCAGAAGCTTACAAGGCAGAAGAAATCTACTGCACAGGAAGTTCACGCCACTTTTAGGAACTATTTGGTTCTATACTTTTGATTTCTTAGTTTATCGAATCCTGGCCAGACTGAAAAGGACTAGAAAAATATTTCTGTTCTTGACAAAAGGTAAGAATCAGGCGATTTCAACTTCTGAGGGGCTGGGTAGAATTGCCTCTTGTAATTTCAAAATCGTAACCTATATATCCAGAGATGGGTTTACGCATGTTCTTGCTAAGAAGGTGGAAAATCAAAATACGATACCTCGTAGTAATCAAGGAATGATTATTGGTTTGTCAAGAGTTGGATATCAAGGGAAGTTGATCAAAGTTTATAAGCTTCGAACGATGAGGCCTTATTCAGAATTTTTGCAAACTTACCTTATTGAAAACCACGGTATGGAAAAAGGAGATAAAATCATCAACGATTTTCGTATAGCTCGTTGGGGAGAGTTATTAAGAAAAGTATGGTTGGATGAAATTCCTATGATTTGGAATTTCCTTAAGGGTGATTTGAAACTGGTTGGTGTCCGCCCATTAAGCAAAGCCAAGTTCAGTGTGTATCCTGAATCCTTACAAAAGCTTAGGATAAAAGCAAAACCAGGTTTACTCCCCCCCTATTACGCAGATCTTCCAACTACACCTGAAGGCTTTTTCGAATCAGAAGAAATTTATACTAATTCCTATCTAGAAAACCCTTTATCAACGGATTTTAAATATTTTCTTAAAATCGTCAGAAATATTATTTGGAGAGGAGCCAGAAGTAAATGA
- a CDS encoding glycosyltransferase family 2 protein: MLEKFVEEYQKVPLNEYANKVYDDGCLLTVRVTTYNHGSFIAACLDSILAQRTNFKYQILIMEDDSGDHTRDICKEYADRFPEKIRLILNSRENNIQINGKPTGLFNSVYSYLIINTPYIAIIEGDDLWTDPENLQKKVDVLEKNKELSFCFSDGVKFSESSEITEAKLMLGLGESRTMGKSQAISIAIPTASLVFRNIVEDKVHEETFQIFHADLLLRSKLLHYGQGYFLSNVKPIGRRIHEGGSFSSLRQDEKLDGMIQTRKKILEYFDRKGWESDFVFDDLCRVLKKKIRWQITNLKPSIGSIIEYFRLSLNIHPKFRK, from the coding sequence ATGCTGGAAAAATTTGTGGAGGAGTATCAAAAGGTACCGTTAAATGAATATGCCAACAAAGTATATGATGATGGCTGTTTGTTGACAGTTAGGGTTACCACCTATAATCACGGTAGCTTTATTGCAGCGTGTTTGGATTCAATTTTAGCACAACGAACCAACTTTAAGTATCAAATATTGATCATGGAAGATGATTCTGGTGATCATACAAGGGATATCTGTAAAGAGTATGCCGATAGGTTTCCAGAAAAGATCAGGTTGATCCTAAATAGCAGAGAAAACAACATTCAGATCAATGGAAAGCCGACAGGACTTTTCAACTCCGTCTATTCATACCTGATTATTAATACGCCTTACATTGCAATTATTGAAGGAGATGATCTCTGGACAGACCCTGAGAATTTACAGAAGAAGGTAGATGTGCTTGAAAAAAATAAGGAATTAAGTTTTTGTTTTAGTGATGGTGTGAAGTTTTCTGAGTCATCCGAAATAACCGAAGCAAAGTTAATGCTTGGTCTGGGAGAAAGTCGAACAATGGGAAAATCACAGGCCATATCCATTGCGATACCGACGGCTTCTTTGGTTTTCAGAAATATAGTTGAAGATAAGGTCCATGAAGAGACTTTTCAAATCTTTCATGCCGATTTGCTTCTCCGAAGTAAGCTGCTTCACTATGGTCAGGGATATTTTTTGTCGAATGTAAAACCTATAGGAAGACGCATACATGAAGGTGGAAGTTTTTCATCTTTACGTCAAGACGAAAAACTTGATGGAATGATCCAAACAAGGAAAAAAATCCTTGAATATTTTGATAGGAAAGGATGGGAGAGTGATTTTGTTTTCGATGATTTGTGTCGCGTGCTGAAGAAAAAGATACGATGGCAAATCACAAACCTGAAACCGAGTATAGGGTCAATTATTGAGTATTTTAGACTTTCCTTGAATATTCACCCAAAATTCAGGAAATAG
- a CDS encoding DUF354 domain-containing protein, with amino-acid sequence MKALVDIGHPAHVHYFKNFIRIFQEQGNEVLVTARSKEISHELLKLANIPFVSRGKGSNGALGKLLYIAKGDWIIYREARKFKPDIFLSFSSPYAAHVSSLMGKPHIAFDDTEHAKLGRLLYRPFTDLVLSPKAYNGKISKKQKLFDGYMELCYLHPNYFSPNPDIKDLMGLKPDEKFCLFRFVSWNANHDLGHNGINLEMKRKMVHELSKILKVFISSEMELPDDLKPYQFNAPIDRMHEALYYADLVLGESATMASESALLGTPAIYLDDIGRGYTDDLETHGLVWNFTESIEDQEKSLECAIEILQKAEMMKAFNENHRKLIANKIDVTQYLLEEVTNQLNK; translated from the coding sequence ATGAAGGCCTTAGTCGACATAGGACACCCCGCTCATGTGCATTACTTCAAAAATTTCATCCGTATTTTTCAGGAACAAGGTAATGAAGTATTAGTTACAGCAAGAAGCAAAGAGATCAGCCACGAACTATTGAAGCTGGCAAATATCCCTTTTGTCTCGAGAGGCAAAGGGAGTAACGGAGCTTTAGGCAAACTACTCTATATCGCAAAAGGTGACTGGATCATCTATAGAGAAGCTCGAAAGTTCAAACCAGACATTTTTCTAAGCTTCAGTTCCCCCTATGCAGCACACGTCTCTTCGTTGATGGGAAAACCGCACATCGCCTTCGATGATACAGAACATGCCAAACTTGGGCGGCTGCTTTACAGACCATTTACCGATTTAGTATTGAGCCCCAAAGCTTACAACGGAAAGATCAGTAAAAAGCAAAAACTGTTTGATGGGTACATGGAATTGTGTTATCTGCATCCAAATTATTTCTCACCTAATCCTGACATCAAAGACCTGATGGGGTTAAAACCCGATGAGAAGTTTTGTTTGTTTCGATTTGTCTCATGGAATGCAAACCATGATTTGGGACACAATGGCATCAATCTGGAGATGAAGCGCAAGATGGTTCACGAGTTATCTAAGATTTTGAAGGTCTTTATCTCCTCTGAGATGGAACTGCCGGATGACCTTAAGCCATACCAATTTAATGCACCTATTGACCGTATGCACGAGGCGTTATATTATGCGGACCTGGTTTTGGGAGAAAGTGCCACTATGGCCTCAGAATCCGCCTTACTCGGAACTCCCGCGATTTACCTGGATGATATTGGAAGAGGGTACACAGACGATTTAGAAACACATGGGCTGGTCTGGAATTTCACTGAAAGTATTGAGGATCAGGAAAAATCGTTAGAATGCGCCATTGAGATCCTTCAGAAAGCCGAGATGATGAAAGCGTTTAATGAAAATCATCGAAAGTTAATCGCTAACAAAATTGATGTTACACAGTATTTACTTGAGGAAGTGACCAACCAGTTGAACAAATAG
- a CDS encoding DegT/DnrJ/EryC1/StrS family aminotransferase, producing the protein MIPVTKPFFPNSDAYKRYIDQIWANEWITNNGYFVKKFESELGKELNTQNPILVSNGTIAIQMCIKALNLTGEIITTPFTYVATTSSIVWENCKPVFADIDENTLNIDPSKVESLVSGKTSAIIATHCFGNACDIEALVSICDKHGIALIFDAAHCFGTLYNGKSIFEFGDLSTCSLHATKLMHCGEGGLIFSNNTDKYEQLKYIRNFGHDGPENFHGLGINGKTSELHAALGLCVLEELPAILSSRKKQSEIYDDLLQGLEVTRPIVSAKCEPNYSYYPIIFPTMEACLKARDLLADSGIQARRYFFPSLNKLNYIEAQEVPSSESISSRILSLPLYFNLPFEIQKQIAGTLMSM; encoded by the coding sequence ATGATACCTGTAACCAAACCTTTTTTTCCTAATAGCGACGCTTATAAAAGGTACATAGACCAAATATGGGCTAATGAATGGATCACCAATAATGGTTATTTCGTAAAGAAATTCGAAAGTGAACTCGGTAAAGAATTAAACACACAGAACCCAATATTGGTAAGTAATGGCACTATTGCTATACAAATGTGTATAAAGGCGCTAAACTTAACAGGAGAAATCATTACCACCCCATTTACCTATGTGGCGACAACCAGCAGTATAGTATGGGAAAACTGCAAGCCTGTTTTTGCGGATATTGATGAAAATACGTTAAACATCGATCCTTCAAAAGTTGAGTCTTTAGTCAGTGGAAAAACTTCGGCCATTATTGCTACTCATTGTTTTGGCAATGCTTGTGATATTGAAGCCTTGGTAAGCATCTGCGATAAACATGGCATAGCTTTAATTTTTGATGCAGCACACTGTTTTGGAACGCTTTATAATGGGAAAAGCATTTTTGAGTTTGGAGACTTATCAACCTGTAGCTTGCATGCAACAAAGCTGATGCACTGTGGTGAAGGAGGCCTCATATTTTCGAATAATACTGATAAATATGAGCAATTGAAGTATATACGTAATTTTGGGCATGATGGTCCTGAGAATTTTCATGGACTAGGAATTAACGGTAAAACTTCAGAATTGCATGCTGCTTTAGGTTTGTGTGTCCTGGAAGAGCTACCGGCGATCTTAAGTTCCAGAAAGAAGCAAAGTGAGATTTATGATGATCTTTTACAGGGACTAGAAGTGACAAGGCCTATTGTTTCTGCAAAATGTGAACCCAATTATTCTTATTATCCAATTATTTTTCCGACAATGGAAGCTTGTTTGAAAGCTAGAGACCTACTTGCAGATTCGGGTATTCAGGCTCGCAGGTATTTCTTTCCTTCATTGAATAAACTAAACTATATTGAGGCTCAGGAAGTACCTTCCTCAGAGTCAATTTCATCGAGAATCTTAAGCTTACCACTTTATTTCAATCTGCCTTTCGAGATTCAAAAACAAATCGCTGGAACTTTGATGTCTATGTAA
- a CDS encoding 3-keto-5-aminohexanoate cleavage protein — MKTIINFCPTGMIPTKSQTECVPTSPDEIIEQTHEAYELGITIVHLHARDSNEVPTYKKSIYHKIIEGVRAHCPGLIICCSTSGRNYPSFEHRSEVIELQPDMCSLTLSSLNFIKTASVNSPTIIEQLLDMMIRYGVHPELECFDMGMINFGKYLIGKKELTGPCYWNLLFGNIAGLQASFSQIGTALAEVPDGHFIALAGLGSYQLQVNAYAVAAGLGVRVGLEDNIWFDKGKTLKATNLSLLQRIHTLMNIHEKKLMPSRELGLYNRKNG, encoded by the coding sequence ATGAAAACAATTATCAACTTTTGTCCAACGGGTATGATTCCCACTAAATCTCAGACGGAGTGTGTGCCAACATCACCTGACGAGATCATTGAACAGACCCATGAGGCATATGAGTTAGGTATTACCATAGTTCATTTACATGCCAGGGATTCAAATGAGGTTCCGACCTATAAGAAATCGATCTATCACAAAATTATTGAAGGTGTCCGCGCTCATTGTCCTGGCCTAATTATTTGTTGCAGCACTTCAGGAAGAAATTATCCGTCATTTGAACATAGGTCTGAAGTAATTGAATTGCAACCTGATATGTGTTCTTTGACATTATCTTCATTGAACTTTATCAAAACTGCTTCAGTAAACTCACCAACGATCATCGAACAATTATTGGATATGATGATCCGGTACGGCGTTCATCCTGAGTTAGAATGCTTCGATATGGGAATGATCAATTTCGGCAAATATTTAATCGGGAAAAAAGAACTTACCGGTCCTTGTTATTGGAACTTATTATTTGGGAATATTGCTGGCCTTCAGGCTAGTTTTAGTCAGATTGGGACCGCTTTAGCTGAAGTCCCTGATGGACATTTTATCGCCCTTGCCGGATTAGGGAGCTACCAATTACAAGTCAATGCATACGCCGTGGCGGCGGGATTAGGTGTAAGGGTTGGGCTAGAAGATAACATTTGGTTTGATAAGGGCAAGACACTTAAAGCGACGAATTTAAGTTTACTTCAAAGGATACACACGCTGATGAATATCCATGAAAAAAAACTGATGCCGAGTCGGGAATTAGGTTTGTATAATAGAAAAAATGGTTAA
- a CDS encoding glycosyltransferase family 4 protein: MQKVTLVLPVLPHYRIDLLTLLSSEYEKKGIKLTVITGTNAGKKSVKEVKAEGFELIHNETVGLTIAKFEIQWQKKLISSVMRTSPDKVIILYHAGKINYNLLLLKLQRRRIPYVLWGSGSGDRRTDLSPVQRYVKAWFKSTFIEKSHTYLTYGTMFKEQLIKQGYPKERIYVAQNTINVEGIYNQAEAKQLRSAGVPLKFLFVGVIFNNKRLDTAIEAFRILAEKGYDFRFDVVGNGEIISTLQQMVDEYGLSDKIIFHGPKYGDEVKAFFQGADVFLLPGTGGLAVNEAMAHGLPVITTPGDGTAYDLIENKVNGFILDFDYKVEDLEKCLSFFAEQSPESILEMGTKSREIIKSKASLANMVNQIVKSSKHIVS, translated from the coding sequence GAATTGACTTGCTTACTTTGTTAAGTAGTGAGTACGAGAAAAAAGGCATTAAGCTTACCGTGATCACTGGCACCAATGCAGGTAAAAAGAGTGTCAAGGAAGTGAAGGCTGAAGGGTTTGAACTTATTCATAATGAAACAGTAGGCCTGACAATAGCCAAGTTCGAGATCCAATGGCAAAAGAAGCTCATTTCAAGTGTAATGAGAACCAGTCCAGATAAAGTGATTATTCTTTATCACGCCGGCAAAATCAATTACAACCTCCTGCTACTAAAATTGCAGCGTCGGCGTATACCATATGTGTTATGGGGCTCCGGTTCAGGTGACCGCCGAACGGACTTAAGTCCTGTGCAACGCTACGTGAAAGCTTGGTTTAAATCTACTTTTATTGAAAAGTCCCATACCTACCTTACTTATGGGACGATGTTCAAGGAACAGCTTATTAAACAAGGTTATCCAAAGGAAAGGATATATGTAGCACAAAATACCATCAACGTGGAAGGCATCTACAATCAGGCAGAAGCGAAGCAACTGAGGTCCGCAGGTGTACCGTTGAAGTTCCTTTTTGTAGGTGTAATATTCAATAACAAGCGGTTGGATACGGCCATTGAGGCATTTCGGATTCTGGCTGAGAAAGGTTATGACTTTAGGTTTGATGTGGTGGGGAATGGTGAGATTATTTCGACACTACAGCAGATGGTTGATGAATATGGGTTGTCAGATAAAATAATATTTCACGGACCTAAATACGGTGACGAGGTAAAAGCATTTTTCCAAGGTGCAGATGTATTTCTATTGCCAGGTACCGGAGGGTTGGCTGTAAATGAGGCCATGGCTCATGGACTTCCTGTAATCACCACACCCGGTGACGGAACCGCCTATGATTTGATCGAAAACAAGGTGAATGGCTTTATCCTGGATTTCGATTACAAAGTCGAGGACCTTGAAAAGTGTTTGTCTTTTTTTGCCGAGCAGTCCCCAGAGAGTATTTTGGAAATGGGTACAAAAAGTCGTGAGATCATTAAAAGTAAGGCTAGCCTTGCCAATATGGTGAATCAGATCGTTAAGAGTTCAAAGCATATTGTCTCCTGA
- a CDS encoding lipopolysaccharide biosynthesis protein, with amino-acid sequence MSLKKQGAKSVKWNFIQNIILQFFTVLTTIILTRFLLPEDFGLVAIISVFLTVGKAVIDGGLTASLIRDNEADDEDYSTVFFTNLGISFLLYGLIFIAANDVAEFYEDDRLVALLRILSINLIFSGFSVVQEKLLIKELKFKKLAVMKLPGILIGSAGGIIGAIYGLEFWAIIVRELLNKGIDTVVFWSKSKWKPELRFSVPKFKHHFNFGYKLLLTNILNTLFTEIYSLIIGKFFSISVLGYFNRAEKYNQLPRKTITNVISTTTFPILSKIQDDQKKVSDFYKKLIMGLFFVLAPTFMLLGIIAKPLFVLLLTERWIDMISYFKIIVFASMIHPVIQVNGNVFKVFGRTDLTLKLALYSKILVVMNLVVGWLFGITYLLWARVISSYISFFLRSHFSSKLTQYTTLQQMKDISPTLITAIAMYLFGSTAIEFIEDYSRLAQIGILIVTSLPFYIFCNWIIKNQALKIFLELSTPVFQSFLKGKKG; translated from the coding sequence ATGTCGCTTAAAAAACAAGGAGCAAAAAGTGTTAAATGGAATTTCATTCAAAACATTATTCTCCAGTTTTTCACTGTTCTTACCACCATAATTCTAACAAGATTTCTTCTTCCAGAAGATTTCGGATTGGTTGCTATTATTTCTGTTTTTCTAACTGTTGGTAAAGCAGTCATTGATGGTGGGTTAACTGCCTCCCTAATCAGAGATAATGAGGCAGATGATGAAGATTACTCGACGGTCTTCTTCACAAATTTGGGCATCAGTTTTCTTCTTTACGGTTTGATCTTTATCGCTGCCAATGATGTCGCTGAGTTTTATGAGGATGATCGATTGGTTGCTTTATTGAGAATACTTTCCATCAACTTAATATTCTCTGGCTTTTCTGTCGTTCAGGAAAAACTCTTGATCAAAGAACTGAAATTCAAGAAGCTTGCCGTTATGAAATTACCCGGTATTTTAATTGGTTCCGCCGGGGGTATCATAGGGGCTATTTATGGTCTTGAGTTTTGGGCAATCATAGTTAGGGAACTTCTTAATAAAGGAATTGATACCGTTGTTTTCTGGTCTAAATCAAAATGGAAACCAGAACTACGATTTAGTGTGCCTAAGTTTAAACATCACTTTAACTTCGGTTATAAACTCCTACTTACGAACATTCTAAATACGCTTTTTACAGAGATTTATTCTTTAATCATAGGCAAGTTCTTTTCTATCTCTGTTTTAGGCTACTTCAACAGGGCCGAGAAATACAATCAACTTCCGAGGAAAACAATCACAAACGTGATTTCTACCACCACGTTTCCGATTTTATCTAAAATACAGGATGACCAGAAAAAAGTTAGTGATTTCTACAAAAAGCTAATTATGGGCCTGTTCTTTGTGTTGGCACCAACATTCATGTTGTTAGGGATTATTGCAAAACCTTTGTTCGTGCTGCTACTCACAGAACGATGGATAGATATGATATCTTATTTCAAGATCATTGTCTTTGCCAGCATGATTCATCCGGTTATTCAAGTAAACGGCAATGTGTTCAAGGTTTTCGGTAGGACAGATCTTACCCTAAAGCTGGCGCTGTATTCTAAAATACTAGTGGTGATGAATTTAGTGGTTGGGTGGCTATTTGGGATTACTTATCTGTTGTGGGCACGAGTCATTAGTTCTTATATTTCCTTTTTTCTGAGATCACATTTCAGCTCGAAATTGACACAATATACAACGCTGCAGCAGATGAAAGACATAAGCCCTACTTTGATTACTGCCATTGCAATGTATCTATTTGGTTCTACTGCTATCGAGTTCATCGAAGATTATTCGAGATTGGCACAAATTGGGATATTAATTGTTACTTCGCTACCATTCTACATTTTTTGCAATTGGATAATTAAGAATCAGGCTTTGAAGATTTTTTTAGAACTTAGCACTCCAGTTTTTCAGTCTTTCCTCAAGGGAAAGAAAGGATAA
- a CDS encoding sulfotransferase, translating into MVKKGLKQLYSRLKYSGRQKYFCIGKNKTGTTSLKVLFQKLGYKVGNQQEAEMLVFDWAKRDFRKIIDYSTYAGEVFQDIPFSLPETYKILDQQFPDAKFILTERDSPEAWYKSLVNFHTKLWGVDGNLPTKEHLMKATYRYPGFAWDAVRLTRNNLSETDLYNKESLIQDYVTYNNEVKNYFEGQDDKLLVLNLKEKEATSKISEFLGIVPIQEIPWENKGTSGN; encoded by the coding sequence ATGGTTAAAAAGGGATTGAAGCAACTTTATTCTCGTTTAAAATACAGCGGGCGCCAAAAGTACTTTTGTATTGGTAAGAATAAAACCGGAACGACTAGTTTGAAGGTGCTTTTTCAAAAACTAGGATACAAAGTTGGAAATCAGCAAGAAGCTGAAATGCTTGTGTTTGATTGGGCAAAAAGGGATTTTAGAAAAATTATTGACTATTCAACTTACGCAGGAGAAGTATTCCAAGACATTCCATTTAGTCTCCCGGAAACCTATAAAATTTTAGATCAGCAATTTCCTGATGCGAAATTTATTTTAACTGAAAGAGATAGTCCTGAAGCCTGGTATAAGTCATTGGTAAATTTCCATACAAAACTATGGGGTGTCGATGGAAATTTACCCACTAAAGAGCATTTAATGAAGGCAACGTATCGATATCCAGGATTTGCATGGGACGCTGTACGTCTTACCCGGAACAACCTGTCGGAAACCGACCTTTACAATAAAGAATCACTGATTCAGGATTACGTCACTTACAATAATGAAGTAAAAAATTATTTTGAAGGACAGGATGATAAATTGCTCGTATTGAACCTTAAGGAAAAGGAGGCAACCTCAAAAATCTCAGAATTTCTCGGGATTGTGCCAATTCAAGAGATACCTTGGGAAAACAAAGGCACATCAGGTAACTAG